The proteins below are encoded in one region of Sporosarcina sp. FSL K6-1508:
- a CDS encoding transcriptional regulator, producing MRNQLIKSAEYNESLDMMYLAKDGTISKRRINVLQVGEVSFRAYCFLRKSKRTFTIDNVLALVPIVHKERMVI from the coding sequence GTGCGTAATCAATTAATTAAGTCTGCAGAGTATAACGAGTCCTTAGATATGATGTATCTCGCAAAGGACGGAACAATAAGCAAGCGAAGAATCAATGTACTACAAGTAGGCGAGGTATCGTTCCGCGCATACTGTTTTCTACGAAAGTCCAAACGCACCTTCACAATCGATAACGTGCTCGCACTTGTTCCCATCGTACATAAAGAAAGAATGGTGATCTAA